Part of the Thermoplasmata archaeon genome, CGATGCTCACGAGATCCGACGCCACCCTCCTCCCCATTTTCCCTTTCAGGCAGGAGTCGCCCGAGACCACCAGGTCCCCCTCGACCGCGTGCCCGAGGGCCTCATGAGCGAAAACCCCGGCCAGAACCGGGTCGGCCACTACCGTGAACCGGCCGCTCGGGGCCTTCCTGCCGGACAGGGTCCCCAGCGCTCGCCGGGCAGCCTCCTCCGCCATCGCCCCGAGGCTGTCGGCGTCGTGCAGCTCGAAGCCCGCCGCACCGCCGACTCGGGCCCTGTTGTCCAGAAGCCCCCTCTCCGTTCTAACCACCACTGTGACGTCGGCGAGCGTCCTAGTGACCTCGCTCACGACCTCCGCGCCCTCGGAGGAGAGGAAGGTGGTCCGGCGCGTGGCGTCGGCGTAGAATGCGGTGACCGTTTTCACGCCGCGCACCCCGGCGGCCCTCTTCCCGGCCTTCCTCAGTAGGGCGACCTTCTCTTCGAGGGGAACCTCACCGGGCGGGGCCTCCACCCTCCACACAGCCCTCGCCCTCTCGGGCCTGACGGGCGCGAGCTCCGAGCGCTCGGCCCTTGCGTCCCCGCGAGCCCCCGCGCGGGCGAGCGCGAGGGCCCGTCGGAGCGCCCCATGGAGCGCCTCTGTGGATAGGTCGTTCGTCGAGGCGAGGCCCCACCGCCCGCCCCAGAGCGCCCTGATGCAGGCGCCGCTCTCCTCGCCCTCGGTCGCCTCTCGCACCTTTCCGTCCTTCAGCTCGACGTGGCACACCCTCCTCTCCTCCACGCGGAGGTC contains:
- a CDS encoding TldD/PmbA family protein codes for the protein MCPELARLLETSAARGASYLDLRVEERRVCHVELKDGKVREATEGEESGACIRALWGGRWGLASTNDLSTEALHGALRRALALARAGARGDARAERSELAPVRPERARAVWRVEAPPGEVPLEEKVALLRKAGKRAAGVRGVKTVTAFYADATRRTTFLSSEGAEVVSEVTRTLADVTVVVRTERGLLDNRARVGGAAGFELHDADSLGAMAEEAARRALGTLSGRKAPSGRFTVVADPVLAGVFAHEALGHAVEGDLVVSGDSCLKGKMGRRVASDLVSIVDDPELPGAFGSFPFDDEGLRARRKLLIDHGVLRGYILDRECAWRLGLEPNGGARAESYSARPLVRMSNTYILPGDWQREELFEGIGYGIYARGTRGGQVDTARGSFQFSCREASLIENGEITSPLRSLALSGNILETLKSVDALGSDLKIEEPGYCGKGQTVPVGDGGPHIRIRNVAVGGG